ttaTAATGTGAAGGAGGTTTAATAAGAACTACACACTCTACACATTACGTGCAGTCAGTTAACACTCGGTGTAGCGGAGCCTTCGCGACTAATTAACCGTGACGTTTTAAAGCGCGGTTAATAGTGAAATCGCTGCATCCCGAGACAAAACTGCCCGTTAATAAACAGTGACGTGCCCTAACAGACTCACCTGTACAGCAGCAGCTTATTGACACAGGCGTTGATCAGCAGGGAGGGGTCTCTGGCCTCTCGGCTAATCCAGGACCGGGCAGAGATGCTGCAGATGGAGCTGCCTTCACTCACCACCAGACGCTTGGCTTTGGTCAGCTTCCCTGTGGGGAAGAGACAACATTCAGTGCATGATTGAGTGCATGATTCAAACACTAAACTATGATTTGTGATTCAGTCACTGCACACTTTGCCCTCTGCCAAATGGAAatgttgtgaatgtacctgTGGCCATGTcaaagaggaaggaaaagatgCTCCCCCTGTCATCACCAGCCCAAAGGATCCTCCCTGGAGCATCAAAGGAAAGAGACAGCACGCGGCCTGTCAGCTTACTGGAGCCCCCCTTCACCTTCTTCCCAGTCGAGATGTTCACCACCTGCAGGTGGTGCTTGCTGTTTCCCACCTGCAACACAGAACTGGGAGTGAGGATCTTCATTATTTATATCCACAAGGCAGCACTAATGAACTGACTGGGGAAAGCACTGGTTGTAGTGTTGGGGCTGGTGCAGTGACTAGACTAGTGAAAACCAGCACAGGTTGAtctttgtaaaatatataatatttcttTGGAGGTCTAACACTGTGTAATCCAACGGAAAGCTACTGTTGTCTTGTGTTCAGGCAGATGAGACCAACACAGGGATGCTCTGACAGACAGACCAGTTAAACCTGTTCAAACCAGAAAAACACGTTTTTTCCTGTCATAATGTCGGTTGTTGTTGGTACTGTCGGTTAAAACAAATATCCATTTCCCTCATGTTCTGTTTAATGAGCCATAATGTGCACAACTCTGCTTTCATTTAACATTCTGCTCATCAATTCAAGTATTTGCcagtgaaaaagtaaaaaacaaaatgatccaGGACATTTACCACTTTTGTTTTGGTAACATAAGATgatattcaatttaaaaattGTAATTAATGTCAGCATGGTGTAAATAAGCATTCAGTTATTGGGAATGAGATAATAAGCTACTCTTGAGAGGATTTGTCTCTGCATGCTTTATTGTTTTACGAATCTACATTATCCACAAAAATGAGTCAGCGTTCCGTGTAAAATAAGATGCATGATGATGAATTAGTTCTATacggatttgctgagcaggaaggagagaagaaactgatctgctcgtgcgtgaagtgaaagcgcacGAGCAGATCATAATAcgatttcacattgtaatatttttatttttaatcttttgcatgtttgtgtgctgcgcgtccctgtgtgtgcgcCTAGGCTCGCGCTGTTCCCGAGTCTAGGCGcactttaaagcgtaactctcgccaaaatgcaacctagggtctttttgtgaatgtacccgagtcaaacttttgtttaaaagcatatttaggacggaatcgccacttttaagatttaccgtatttttgtttttcggtcaaatggccttttgaatgggagtgctaggggcacttttatactagcctcaaaatagctatttttaaaacactaagaaggcttgacacaacatgaaactttgctcgaagtatcaccaggggctctacaccttaacgaaagcgttgagaacattgtttgtgtacccagagtttactaaaaagaaaggttttgagcaactcacgttagcagttgttgtttacgctatccgccattttcccagtcaaaaataggcgatctctgaatgcgaatgaacggactccataggaggaaatgtcattcttatacgaggctcctttttcaactacaaggtcaatattgtgtttcactaacgacaaaacacatttcactaaGCCCCAAaagcatttatatggaactaagctttggagctttccatctttactctcctccctcgactatttttgactggctcaaTAGACGGcaaccggaagaacaacagctacagtgagttgctcaaaaccttttttagtaggtataataatatgaaaatggctggtggatttaaaaataatttattgaatgaatcaaatctgaacatGTGTGTCAGTGGCTGGTTGATCTTTACATAAATCTagctatcctggcctgggacacacattcatacagtttgataaagtactgactttaacttatcattgcacttacaataacgagcgtagctgtcctcaatttaggtcatcgtgtcgtcttatctccggtttttcctgcatccaccgtgtgtgtgtgtgtgtgtgtgcgcgctcgtCATTCGCGGGGGGAACTCTGCAGCCCCGcccactgcagagagccgacaggattgaaatgGCAGCAGCTATCAGTGACTTTAGAttgaaaaatcgttacagcgtacatttatgataaaatgtatacaggttggcagtgTCGCGATCGCGACAttgtgaaatcctggagggactgttaaaagactgtagagagagagagagagagagagagagagagagagagagagagagagagagagaggtggtggtcgagcgagctagagagtgaataaagagagggagcgccgaacaaagcagtgaatcagtggaataaaacaatattttctcATTGTCTCGCAGCCGTTATGTTCTAAagagcacaaataaacacaaacacacacacacacacacacacacacacacacacacacacacacacacacacacaccccttcatGGGAAGGTGCCACATTGTCGGATTATGAgtgaatgcagagcttcatcctgtctgtttctgtgtcagtTGGGTGTCGGTATGAGACGCGAGGGGCAAAGCAGCGGTTGGAAATTAAAAtgctgttattggctgggggttacacAACCACGTGGGGCCCAAACGCTCTTTGTTGACACCTCCAAACGTCCCGCACtcagcaaaataaataaaaaagagaaaatacaggcagaggacagggtctctgcagatacagacaccactACGCACTTCTAGTACGTCAtgagtgatgattgagagggattacttttgtcaagtctatacattgttttttgaaGAAAAGCATTGCATAGGATACCTTTAGGTTCTCAGGTGTTTTTCAATGTCATGTAACTGAGTACAAATCCCTTGGGCAAGTTTTTGTCCCACTAGGGAATTAGTACAGGGGAATAGAAAAACGACTTACCACAGTAAGGTTGTTATTCATCGGCTGGAAGGTGCAGCAGAGCAACTCGCTGGATTCTGGGTCTCTGACTTCTCGGATGCACCGGCCATCTCCCGTGTTCCAGATACGCAGAGTCCCGTCTAGTGATGTCGACACAATGATGTCATTGCTCAGAGACCAAGCAAAGTCTGTGACAGGACCTCCGTGACCTTTCAGTGTCACCTTAACactgggaggagagggagacaacgTCATGATGGACAGGGTGCCATCCAGGGAGCAGCAAGCAAGGAGGTGCTTGTCATCATTGGCAAACTGCAACCTTGGGACTAAAAGAACAAGGGGGGGGGAGGTGTTGAAGCTTAATGTATACAACTGAATTATTTAAAAGAAgaataagttaaacaaaatgttttacttacCAGCAGAGTCTACATGTTGGTCAAATATGTGGTGCATGCCAGCAAAAGCATAATTTTCACTCAAAGTTGTGTCCCCTGCCATGGCACGACTGGCCTCTGCCACTGAGGTGGGCACCAAACTGCCTGGAGGCCTGCAGCCAGAAAAAAAAGCTCACTATGTAAGCATATAATAATTACAACACACCTCACAACCCTTTCGTACTGATGACAACTCAATATAAGTGATCTGATCATTACTCAGTGCAACCAAACCAGAATTACAGCCAAAAAGCAATGGCTCAAAGCAGAAATGAATCAAAGAAAATTCAATTGCTGAAGGTGATAAGACAAGAAGTTGAATGCAAGTTGAGGAATGCTGTGTGTAGCGTTTTTCTGGGTACCTCTCATCATAAACGGCTCTGTTCATCTGGGCCTGTAGCTGGTAGGAGCCTCTGCTGACAGAGCGGCGGTGACCACGAGCCCCTTGGGTGCGGGGGTCCTCCTCGAAGtcctgaggagaggagaggagagggaggggagtcGGAGAGGAAGACAGAACCTCGTAGGAGTGAGTGCAAGTAAAGACAGAACTTACTTGTGACCACAAATAATCCTAAAATAACCATCAATAATTCTTGAAAACATATTGAAATTGCATTTTAAGTATTGCCAATGTACATGGTCACTGCCAGCCGAGCTGCTCAGCTTAATATGTATGGGCAACCAAAGTGTTGCTTGGCTATGCAGCTAATTGATAAATggcctctctctcactcactccctATTCTTTCTCTTATATGTTCCCCTCCCTTTCGGTTTATTTGGGTCTGACCTCCATGCGGTCCAGTGTGGTGCGGGAGCTGCGCACACTGCTGGCCCTGAAGCTGCTCTGCTCAGACAGGGGCCCGTAGCGCAGGGCCAGCAGCTGACTGCGCAGCTTCAGGTACTGCCTGCGCAGCCCCGGCTCAAAGCCACACTTGGCGTTCTCTCTGAGCAGCTGGCTGCGCCTGCGGATGTACTGAGTTCGGAACTGTGGGAACGTAGGCGTGCGGTAAGCATTGTACCTGGGGAGAAAAAGAAgtgacacagcacac
This genomic interval from Sander vitreus isolate 19-12246 chromosome 7, sanVit1, whole genome shotgun sequence contains the following:
- the wdr13 gene encoding WD repeat-containing protein 13, translating into MAAVWQQVLAVDARYNAYRTPTFPQFRTQYIRRRSQLLRENAKCGFEPGLRRQYLKLRSQLLALRYGPLSEQSSFRASSVRSSRTTLDRMEDFEEDPRTQGARGHRRSVSRGSYQLQAQMNRAVYDERPPGSLVPTSVAEASRAMAGDTTLSENYAFAGMHHIFDQHVDSAVPRLQFANDDKHLLACCSLDGTLSIMTLSPSPPSVKVTLKGHGGPVTDFAWSLSNDIIVSTSLDGTLRIWNTGDGRCIREVRDPESSELLCCTFQPMNNNLTVVGNSKHHLQVVNISTGKKVKGGSSKLTGRVLSLSFDAPGRILWAGDDRGSIFSFLFDMATGKLTKAKRLVVSEGSSICSISARSWISREARDPSLLINACVNKLLLYRVVDNDGTLQLKRSFPIQHGSQHVHSIFCPLMSFRQGACVVTGSEDACVYFFDVERNTKAIVNKLQGHGGPVLDVSFNCDESLLASADSTGMVIIWRREQK